The sequence CCAGTAGACCAACTCTACTTTCTCTATTCGGGAGTAGGCGGCGGCGAAGCGGTCGCCGGGCAGTAAGCCCCAACCTTCATCTAAGGAAATAAGAAAGTCGTTTTGCTGCAATCTCTCCCAGGCTTCCTCCGGAGAGATTAGCTCGGCTTCTTCCGGCAACGCCTCCATGGGATGGGCCAGATGCACAAACCATACGGCACCATCGGGCCCCAGCTGTACGGAAACGTTCGATATATGGCCAGGAGAATTACAGGTGGCAACCGGTTGACCTTCGTAAAGCAGGGGGAACTTTACATAGGTGTAGGAATCGTTGTCGGCCCCAGGCAATACTTGGCCTGCTCCCACTTGGCCGGGTAAATTGGGCAGGCGTCGTACTACGTCGGTAGCCAAGGCTAAGGCTTTTTCCGGCGGCAGCTTTTCTTCTGCCTTTCTTTGCCCTTTAAGCAGCCCTGGTCCGCGATACATCCAGCCGCCGTCCCAACTGGTGGCCGATAAGGTTTGACCGTCGCCCACGATCTCATCATCTTCCCAGTTATTCGGATTCAAGCCGAAATGGGCGGCAATAATAGGCAGTTCTGCTTCAGATACTGACCGGTCCCGTTCCCGCAGCAGAGACAGCGTTTTTTTATGTGGCGGCAATTGAGTTTCCAGGAGGAAATTGCCGCTATTTTCGTTGGTATACGGCGGTAGCAAGGAAACCCAAGCGGTAAAATCAGCCGTACTTTCACCAACAACGTGCTGCCCGCGAAAGATAGCCACCGGTATCAGGTAAGGAGCGTCGTCCAACGGGTAAACCAATTGATAACCCTGCTCAGCTTCAGTTACTACAGCCCTCCCTTGCTCAAAGGGCCGATAATCGGCAACTTCAAAGCTGCCCTCACCTCTGGCCAAAGCGTCCAGCGCCTGCTCAAAATCGGCCAGGGGCAATTCTATCTCCTTGCCTTCCTCGGGCCAGATATAAGATACAGATAGCAACTGCCCGTCAGAGCTTACCATGGCACTAATCTCCGGTCCTCTACCCATAATGGGTTTTCCCTCGGGCCCACTTATCGGACGGATAGTTACTTCCCAGCCGGTACTGAACCCGTCATCGCTCGGCTGAACCTGCACTTGTAAATTCTTTTCTAAGGGAAAGAGCCCCGCTTGCTGCAACCAGCGGCTAACAGCATGTTCCGCGCTGCTTTCATCTATTTTATCTGTTGTAATAAGCTGCTGATCAGTTTCTAGAAGCCAATTACTCGGACCTAGCCATACATACAAGCGGCCGTTGTCAGCTTCTATAAAAGTCGGCCCCAGTGCAGGTGACGGTTCTTCTCCTAACCGCTTCGGGTTTTTTAGCCCCAAATTGGTAGCCAATTCCAGAACCTCGTTCATGGTCCAGGAACTATCAGTATACTTTAGAGCCGTAGCCTTATCAGGTAAAGACGGAAGTTCACCTTGAACCATAAACTCCACCTGGCGTACTTGATCTAGTCCGGCAGAAGATAGGAAACCACTGCTGCCGCCGGGGCTGGCTTGAACTGTGGGCACCAGGAACGGCCCAATAGACGGTGTGTTGGGATCCGGTTCAGGTGCCAAGCTAAACCTAGCCAGGACCAGCGCCAACAGCAAGCCTGCTGCCAAAGCACCTACCCTAAACCATGGTCTTCTGTTCGCTCTCGGCCTTGGCCGCCGTTTTGGGGTTGGGGGCATTTTAGAATACATGCCTTGTTTTAAGCGCTCCTTGAATTCCTCGTCCGGGTTTACCGGCGGCAGCTTCCGCAATTCTTCCCCTATGGTTTTTTCCAGTTGGATGAATTCCGCTTCCCAATTATTGTTTTTCAAGGCAGTTCATCCTTTCGCGCATGTTCTGCAGTCCTCGAAACGCCAGCTGCTTGACTGCGCCTTCTGATCGGCCCACGATCTGGGCCACTTCTTTTATGCTCAAGTCTTGAATATAGCGAAGAACCAATACCTGCTGCTGGGCATCAGGCAGAGTCTGTAGTACTTGCTGCAAAGAAAGCTGCTCAGGCAAGAGTTCAAGACTCACATCCCAGTCAGCCTCAGGCACATTTTCCGAGTGTGGTATTTCTCGGTTTCTCGATTTTAGCCGTGTTTGGATAAGATTGCCCGCTATTTTGTACAGCCAGCAGCCCAAAGAAAAACCGCGGTCCTCGTACCCGGGTAAACTCTCAATTGCCTGCAGAAACGTCTGGGCCACTACATCTTCGGCCTCGTGCTTGTTCCCCGTTCGGTAATAAACAAAGCGGTAAATTTTGGGTAAGTAGTACTCATAAAGGTCGCCGAAAGCATCCGGATCAGCTTTGGCGTCCGCCACTAAAGAGCTTTCTTGGTCCCGTGTAAGAGCCGGCACATGGTTTCACCCTTTCCCCGAAAACACCCTTCATATGTATTAACTGTTTACCCTGGGCCAAAGTTACGCTCCTGGACAAAAAAACACCCAACTATCGTTAGGCCAGAAAATACCGGGCGGCCACAGAGGGCCGCCCCTAGAAAGATGGTGGCCGCACACACTATAGCGGCCAAGATCCCTACTTGATTAGGGCTTGTTGTTGGAGCAAAAGGTCAGCCAGGGCGGCGGTATCACCCCAGCCGAAACCGGGGAGAGTTTCTGACAAACCAGCCCTCTTGGCCGCTTCCACATCACCGGCGACAGCAATTATGTTCTCCGGCCAAGGTGATATTTTTTCCGATACACCGTCGCGGTAAACCAATACTTTCGGAAAGGGCCCGGTTTTATACCCTTCCACCAAGATAACATCCGCGTCGGGAAACCAGTCCTTTACCCTCTCGGCTGCTTCTTGGGCCGTAACGTGGTAGAACACCGCCGCTTGCCCGCTACTGATAAAAGCAGCGCTGTTGGCCCCGGCCAAACGATAACGCCAACTGTCTTTTCCTTCTTTATCCAAATCCACCAGGGCGTGGCTATGTTTAGCCGCCGCCACCTTTAGTCCCCGACCGGCCAGCTCGGCAATGAGCTCTACCAAGAGAGTAGTCTTCCCCGAGCCGGATGTGCCGACAAAGCTTATGGGGGATGGTGCTCTGAAGGCAGCCGCTGGGATCTTGCGCTTATGTTCTTCGGTACCGGTCTCAGCCAGCTTGAGCAGCGAAGCCTCACCGCTGAGGGTGTCCAGATAAAGCAGGCGCTCCCGCAACGGCTCGCCTATACCGGTAAGGAGCTTAACTGCCTCCTGCACTTGCAGCGCTGCCACTAACGCCGGTGTAGCCGCCGGATTACCCGTTTCTACTTCTATGCCTCGCTCGCGGCCGCCTGGTTCACCATAGATTTGTCGCAAGCCGGAGTCGCCGGGGAACACAGTCATTACCTGACCCAAAAACCCAGCAATGGCTCCGTGAACTAAAGGAATACCCAGCTCACCCGCCACTTGCTCCAATACAAACCGGCTGGGAAGACTATCCAGGGCGTCCA is a genomic window of Bacillota bacterium containing:
- a CDS encoding RNA polymerase sigma factor; its protein translation is MPALTRDQESSLVADAKADPDAFGDLYEYYLPKIYRFVYYRTGNKHEAEDVVAQTFLQAIESLPGYEDRGFSLGCWLYKIAGNLIQTRLKSRNREIPHSENVPEADWDVSLELLPEQLSLQQVLQTLPDAQQQVLVLRYIQDLSIKEVAQIVGRSEGAVKQLAFRGLQNMRERMNCLEKQ
- the mobB gene encoding molybdopterin-guanine dinucleotide biosynthesis protein B — protein: MPNYPNYAAVLAKHIILAQVGKEEVPTLPLAAEAKVAAQLGLKRADLQRAALEAGIVPRRYLRNIGTIGIKGQLSLLKATVAVIGCGGLGGLIVELLARMGVGTLILVDDDVFEDSNLNRQLLCSEADVGKPKVMAAYERVRAINSAVDVCCFQQRLEYENARAILQGAHLAVDALDSLPSRFVLEQVAGELGIPLVHGAIAGFLGQVMTVFPGDSGLRQIYGEPGGRERGIEVETGNPAATPALVAALQVQEAVKLLTGIGEPLRERLLYLDTLSGEASLLKLAETGTEEHKRKIPAAAFRAPSPISFVGTSGSGKTTLLVELIAELAGRGLKVAAAKHSHALVDLDKEGKDSWRYRLAGANSAAFISSGQAAVFYHVTAQEAAERVKDWFPDADVILVEGYKTGPFPKVLVYRDGVSEKISPWPENIIAVAGDVEAAKRAGLSETLPGFGWGDTAALADLLLQQQALIK